A segment of the Crassostrea angulata isolate pt1a10 chromosome 10, ASM2561291v2, whole genome shotgun sequence genome:
AACTGGCGGATAAAATGGAAGAGTCAGCAGACGACATTACGGCAGCTGATACCGCTCCAAGTCCAAAGAACGAGACCCATTCTGGGGTCAGGTATTGCAAGACTAATGGTAGGATGTCAGACGCTCTGTTCGGTATATCTGATGCATTAAAGTTGTCTTTAGTGACATATGCAGTGCTATTCCAATCTAGAAAAAGGTTATTGATATACATGAACTAAGCAAAATTGTAATATGCGTATGAATactattaaatgaataaataggAAACTAATTTTGATTATCAAATCAATGAttcttttatcaaatgtttgcTTTTTTATAACTTTCTGAATCGATATCTTTGAAATTCCTTTTATCAAAAAAGAGTCTTATGTCTTACCTGTATTTACTGCTATAGCACCAATAAGGACAGAAGGAACAGACATTATGAGACACCCAAGGGACCCAAGAAATGAAAGATAACGCGACGCTCTCGCTGTTCTTGCAGACAAAACTCGCTGGAAATAGACTTGCCAAGGTATACCACCAAAGATAAGCAGTAGAAAAGAATCTGTATACACCCCTGTGTTGACTGATTCCACCTCCTTTATCCATGCACTTGTTGAATTGACGGATATATTCTCTACAAATTCACTCGTCATGGCAAATGGAATACAAAGCCACTAGAAGGGTAAAAAATTAACAGGATATCGATAAAGTTCTTGTAAATTGCCTCTGATCGTTGTTTTGGATATTATAACGATTTTATAAATCACATAAAGGttacaattaaatttgatttttttaataattctaaattaataaaatacgTACTACATTTGCTCAGTATTAAGTAAATGGTACAATACTATTTCGATGattcaaattcatgaaattttttaaatgaaatcatgTCATTTTGGTGAATTAGAcgattaatttcaaatttactGACACTGAAACATTCTTGAATTTACTACTTTTAAATCAGTTTGAGTGATTTTTGCATACGAGTTTTTGTCAATACCATAGAAAATACTAGAAtaacaaaaatctttaaatcttattttaaaaattgacatattcGCGTTAGAGATATCTTTTCTAATAATCTTGCATAATCGTGTGCTTTTCTTACGATGAATTTCAAAATACTTAGCCCACTTAACAGACTTTTGGAAAAGGGGCACAAGTACTCACCAAGCCCACGAAGATACAGATGAGTTGTACGACGTCAGTGTAGGCCACGGAGTAGAGTCCTCCAAACAGGGTGTAGAAGACGGCGATACAGGCCGAGGAGATGATGGACACTTCGTGAGAGAGCCCGATGATAACGCGGAGGGTACTCCCTTAATCATTGATATCAGAAGTTATCTCAAAGAAGGGAATATTATATCGACATGTACTACATTATCATAGATaggaaatatatgttttttgggcgcacaaattgtttaaatttttgtatcACTGCATTATTTTGTTGTTGCATTATGATATCCTTATGTTTAGCATTTCAGAACTTTAGAACCATTCGTGCTTGTATCTGCAAGTACTAACATATTTGAACGTATCAACTGAATATGTTGCTACATGTATCTatgctaaaatatataaattttgggGGCAAACCTAGAGCAGCCAATATGGCCCCTGACCAAAAAACCTCCCCTAGCAACGCCGGTATGTAGATCAGTCCGCCCATCCTTTCCCCATATTTCCGGGTGAATGGATCCAACATTGTGACATACCCGTGTTCACGCATTTTACTGGCGAAAAATACACCTCCTAAAACATCCAAGTGAAATGAAAAATGgataaaatggattttattatACTTCTACGTTAAAATCATATCATTTTGATGGTAATCTGGAAAGCAAAATTCTTCAGAATGCAGAGTTTAGACATAGCATAATCTTATATATCTTCATGTACATACCAATAAAAAGACTTAGGGAATAACCCAGCGGCGCTTGACAGTTGAGCAGACCGTCTTTGAACACTGTCTCAGCTGTTCCATTGATGAACCCACCTCCCACCCAAGTAGCTGAAAAGAAGAGCCTAGCTGAGGAAGACCATCAAATTTTACCGAATATTAACTAACCGTAATGCATCcaattatcaaaacacgaaataGCTAACAAGCAAGAAAAATCGAGAGTaagtttttattacaagtatGGTTTCTCGAATGCAAATTACAACCGAACATTTACtgctaaatttttattttacaactaCAGTTTTAGCGAAGAGTCGTTTGCGATGAAAACATTAGGATCTAGAATGTTTATcttataattatttgtttaagtttaaattgtgtttttattatttcaatattactGATGTTCTGttaaatttgtttgatttcatttattGCCGAGGCATACTTCGttgcaaaaaatgtaaaacccATCAACAAATACCTGTCATAGTAAATACTCCAACAAATGTCCCAATATTCCTCCCAGCAAGCATCACATTTTCGCTGTTTGTCTCCCCTTTGGTCCGGCGGGCCGCCCATAGTCCGATGACGAGGATGACGACATAGAAGATGATGACCGCCACCAAGCCGGGAATATTCAGAACCATTCTGATTCTTTTGGttacataaataatttgaaatattagaCTTAAAGCTTCACCAATAAAACTTGCCAAGGTGTATTTTGCATCCACCTAAGACAGAGTTTTCATAGAATCGAAGAATTCGGTAAGATCGAACGCTGCGAGCCGTTTGCTCTATAACCACTTATTATATCACCTCTCacatggagaaaaaaaattacataacccgctaacgcagattatgtattttcttttttagataTTTCACTTGTGAGATATCAGGGAAATTGCGCCTTTTAAGGTTGAAATCTACATTGTACAAGAAACTGGTACAATTACCATGTACAATGTTCAATTTTCcatatttacaacaaatttttttttaaaaaaccgtCAACAACAAGAAATGctttatcaatataataaaattgatcataaaatataaataataataattattattattattattaaattaaaaaaaaaataaaaaaatgttttttaaaaaaaaatagagagaaaaaacaaattggCATATTATAATCTTAATAACATTATGAAAAATAGTTTACCTGTAAAATTATGGATATTTTATATGAAGCTGTAATACACCTGCTCTTGTTGTCGCTCCACCTCAAATGTCTTTTAATCGTCTTTGCTTCGAGGTCA
Coding sequences within it:
- the LOC128167329 gene encoding high-affinity choline transporter 1-like, producing MVLNIPGLVAVIIFYVVILVIGLWAARRTKGETNSENVMLAGRNIGTFVGVFTMTATWVGGGFINGTAETVFKDGLLNCQAPLGYSLSLFIGGVFFASKMREHGYVTMLDPFTRKYGERMGGLIYIPALLGEVFWSGAILAALGSTLRVIIGLSHEVSIISSACIAVFYTLFGGLYSVAYTDVVQLICIFVGLWLCIPFAMTSEFVENISVNSTSAWIKEVESVNTGVYTDSFLLLIFGGIPWQVYFQRVLSARTARASRYLSFLGSLGCLIMSVPSVLIGAIAVNTDWNSTAYVTKDNFNASDIPNRASDILPLVLQYLTPEWVSFFGLGAVSAAVMSSADSSILSASCMFARNIYKMIFRQKASEKEIIWVMRIAIFGVGALATEMAINVDSVYTLWYLSSDLVYVVLFPQLVCVIYLRNSNTYGSLLGYIVGMFFRIAGGELSLGIGTLIKYPYYSEEQGQMFPFKTLCMMMSMVTIIAFSFLTDILFKKGIIHHRFDVFKCGLSQSSFDEKVHNNNLTLDHATLTVSDAGFTPPIEEVKITRDV